From a single Microbacterium terrisoli genomic region:
- a CDS encoding MarR family winged helix-turn-helix transcriptional regulator has protein sequence MQTARSESAGSLALTLLASIRAQQSLIDVLDTALADESATVDQWRVLSALCAAGPEAMTMGELAASTQIPRPTLSRIVDALEDAASVFRHTGVVDRRRITVHVSDRGAERLARMDAIVAAWEAATAARPGAAT, from the coding sequence ATGCAGACGGCGAGGTCCGAGAGCGCCGGTTCGCTCGCGCTGACGCTGCTTGCTTCGATTCGTGCACAGCAGTCGCTGATCGATGTGCTGGACACGGCGCTCGCCGACGAAAGCGCGACCGTCGATCAGTGGCGCGTGCTGTCTGCGCTGTGCGCGGCTGGACCCGAGGCGATGACGATGGGCGAGCTCGCTGCCTCGACCCAGATTCCGCGCCCGACGCTGTCGCGCATCGTGGATGCCCTCGAAGATGCCGCCAGCGTCTTCCGCCACACCGGCGTCGTCGATCGGCGCCGCATCACCGTGCACGTCTCCGACCGCGGTGCGGAGCGCCTGGCCCGCATGGACGCGATCGTGGCGGCCTGGGAGGCAGCGACTGCTGCACGCCCCGGCGCGGCCACATAA
- a CDS encoding o-succinylbenzoate synthase, with the protein MRIPELPDLHDLLAEARVVALPMATRFRGVTVREAMLLHGPEGWTEFSPFVEYDDAEASAWLAAAIDFGWAPQPAPVRTQIPVNATVPAVAANAVPGVLARFDGCRTAKVKVAEPGQSLADDIARVRAVRQEMGPEGRVRIDANGGWNVDEAERAIHALADADLEYLEQPCATIDELAELRRRIVRWDIPIAADESVRKAADPIAVARAGAADLVIVKAQPLGGVRRALEIVAEAGLPAVVSSALDTSVGLAMGATLAAALPALDYDCGLGTASLFMQDVANPPLRPSAGVLPVGRVTPDAELLDAVTAGADRVAWWTARLTRCHALLAG; encoded by the coding sequence GTGAGGATACCTGAACTGCCCGATCTGCACGACCTGCTCGCAGAGGCACGGGTGGTCGCCCTGCCCATGGCCACGCGGTTCCGCGGGGTCACCGTGCGCGAGGCGATGCTGCTGCACGGCCCGGAGGGGTGGACGGAGTTCTCGCCGTTCGTCGAGTACGACGACGCCGAGGCCTCGGCGTGGCTGGCCGCAGCCATCGACTTCGGCTGGGCGCCGCAGCCCGCACCGGTGCGCACCCAGATCCCCGTGAACGCGACGGTGCCGGCTGTGGCCGCGAACGCTGTGCCCGGCGTGCTGGCCCGCTTCGACGGCTGCCGCACGGCGAAGGTCAAGGTCGCCGAACCCGGTCAGAGCCTGGCCGACGACATCGCACGCGTGCGCGCCGTGCGCCAGGAGATGGGTCCGGAAGGCCGCGTGCGCATCGACGCGAACGGCGGCTGGAACGTCGACGAAGCCGAGCGCGCGATCCACGCCCTGGCCGACGCGGACCTCGAATACCTCGAGCAGCCCTGCGCGACGATCGACGAGCTGGCCGAACTGCGTCGGCGCATCGTGCGGTGGGACATCCCGATCGCCGCCGACGAGAGCGTGCGCAAGGCCGCCGACCCGATCGCCGTGGCCCGCGCGGGCGCCGCCGACCTCGTGATCGTCAAAGCCCAGCCGCTCGGCGGCGTGCGCCGCGCGCTCGAGATCGTCGCCGAGGCAGGGCTGCCCGCCGTGGTCTCCAGTGCTCTGGACACCTCGGTCGGCCTTGCGATGGGCGCGACCCTGGCCGCGGCCCTGCCCGCGCTGGACTACGACTGCGGGCTGGGCACGGCATCCCTGTTCATGCAGGATGTCGCGAACCCTCCGCTGCGGCCGTCCGCCGGAGTGCTGCCGGTGGGCCGCGTGACGCCGGATGCCGAACTGCTCGACGCTGTCACGGCCGGCGCCGATCGCGTGGCATGGTGGACCGCCCGCCTCACCCGCTGCCACGCGCTTCTCGCCGGCTGA
- a CDS encoding MMPL family transporter — MSTLLAALGRWSYRHPWRVLVAWLLLLGLAGGGVAAFAQGTDNTFSIPGTESQAGLEQLSLTFPQVSGTSAQAIVVAPEGQKVDAAAFTTDIHATIDRIEKLPGVLAVSDPFSKQVDGLVSDDKTAAIIQMQFKGQVTDVKASTKADLEHVTDDLRAALPAGSQVALGGDLFATTLPTITLTEAVGLLIALLVLIVTFRSFVVAGLPLLTAILGVGLSMALIFVATAFATISATTPLLALMLGLAVGIDYALFIISRHQDQVRGGIEPEESTARATGTAGSAVVFAGVTVLIALIGLSFAQIPFLTTMGIAAAVAVAIAVAVAVTLTPAFLGFTKGRIIGWKRRRPTPVEGGTATAAANRDDDTADDAPARPARGASGQKKGFATRWVGLVTRHPVVTTVAVVAALGALAIPASSLALALPNAGMLPQNSQARQSYDLISEHFGPGFNGPLIMTGTIVTSNDPLTLMHDIGDDVATLPGVKTVALATPNATADTGIVQIIPTTAPDDPATADLVRELRAQHDHILDTYGVDMKVTGFTAVAIDISDRLGAALVPFAIFVVGLSLVLLTIVFRSIWVPLKATAGYLLSVAAAFGVVSLVFIHGFGADLLHVTKVGPIISFMPIVLMGVLFGLAMDYEVFLVSRMREDYVHGRRKRDGRSDRQIALDAVRSGYTGSARVVTAAAIIMFAVFAAFVPEGDTSLKPIALGLATGIAIDAFLVRMTLVPAVMALLGAKAWWMPRWLQRVLPHFDIEGEAVEREISLARWPEPHTTAVAVAEDLELSDPDGTTLYRGVTLRVEPGGTLVLNSGDRRSARAVALTLAGRVAPTGGRVKVNGHLLPERAVWVRAHAGVALLVGTTDPAADVRRALKRRTRLLVIDGLDAVTAPAARDQVSAALRDAASLTPTLTVIATATDAAAARTLLADAGRPGAAVLDVAAPVHRHVVTEPARPTSQSTPESTPEVTA, encoded by the coding sequence GTGTCCACACTTCTGGCAGCGCTCGGACGCTGGTCGTATCGTCACCCCTGGCGCGTGCTGGTGGCATGGCTGCTGCTGCTGGGGCTGGCCGGCGGCGGCGTCGCGGCCTTCGCGCAGGGCACCGACAACACGTTCTCGATCCCCGGCACCGAGTCGCAGGCGGGCCTCGAACAGCTCAGCCTCACGTTCCCCCAGGTCTCCGGCACGAGCGCGCAGGCGATCGTCGTCGCCCCCGAGGGGCAGAAGGTGGATGCCGCTGCCTTCACGACCGACATCCACGCAACGATCGACCGGATCGAGAAGCTGCCCGGGGTGCTGGCGGTCAGCGACCCGTTCTCGAAGCAGGTCGACGGGCTCGTCTCGGACGACAAGACCGCAGCGATCATCCAGATGCAGTTCAAGGGCCAGGTCACCGATGTCAAGGCCAGCACCAAGGCCGATCTCGAACACGTGACCGACGACCTGCGCGCCGCACTGCCGGCCGGATCGCAGGTAGCTCTGGGCGGAGACCTGTTCGCCACGACGCTGCCCACCATCACACTCACCGAGGCGGTCGGGCTGCTGATCGCCCTGCTGGTGCTGATCGTGACGTTCCGCTCGTTCGTCGTGGCCGGGCTGCCGCTGCTGACCGCGATTCTGGGAGTCGGGCTGTCGATGGCCCTGATCTTCGTGGCGACCGCCTTCGCGACCATCTCGGCGACCACGCCGCTGCTGGCCCTCATGCTCGGCCTCGCCGTCGGCATCGACTACGCGCTGTTCATCATCTCCCGACATCAGGACCAGGTGCGAGGCGGCATCGAACCCGAAGAGTCCACCGCCCGGGCCACCGGCACCGCCGGGTCGGCCGTCGTGTTCGCCGGCGTCACCGTGCTGATCGCCCTGATCGGTCTGTCTTTCGCGCAGATCCCGTTCCTGACCACGATGGGCATCGCCGCCGCGGTCGCCGTCGCGATCGCCGTGGCCGTGGCCGTGACGCTGACGCCGGCCTTCCTCGGGTTCACGAAAGGCCGCATCATCGGCTGGAAGCGGCGACGGCCCACGCCCGTTGAGGGTGGGACTGCGACGGCCGCGGCGAATCGCGACGACGACACTGCCGACGACGCTCCGGCTCGCCCCGCTCGCGGGGCGAGCGGGCAGAAGAAGGGCTTCGCCACGCGATGGGTCGGTCTGGTCACGCGGCATCCCGTCGTCACGACTGTGGCCGTCGTCGCCGCCCTCGGCGCACTCGCGATCCCCGCGTCGAGCCTGGCCCTGGCCCTGCCCAACGCCGGCATGCTGCCGCAGAACTCGCAGGCGCGCCAGTCGTACGACCTGATCAGCGAGCATTTCGGCCCCGGCTTCAACGGTCCGCTGATCATGACCGGCACGATCGTGACCAGCAACGATCCGCTCACGCTCATGCACGACATCGGCGACGACGTCGCCACGCTCCCGGGCGTGAAGACCGTTGCCCTGGCCACCCCCAACGCGACCGCCGACACCGGCATCGTGCAGATCATCCCGACCACCGCCCCCGACGACCCGGCCACCGCCGACCTCGTGCGCGAACTGCGCGCGCAGCACGACCACATCCTCGACACGTACGGCGTCGACATGAAGGTCACCGGCTTCACGGCCGTGGCGATCGACATCTCCGACCGACTCGGCGCGGCCCTCGTGCCGTTCGCGATCTTCGTGGTCGGCCTCTCGCTCGTGCTGCTGACGATCGTGTTCCGCTCGATCTGGGTGCCGCTGAAGGCGACCGCAGGCTACCTGCTGTCGGTCGCCGCCGCGTTCGGCGTCGTCTCGCTCGTGTTCATCCACGGGTTCGGCGCCGACCTGCTGCACGTGACCAAGGTGGGCCCGATCATCAGCTTCATGCCGATCGTGCTCATGGGCGTGCTGTTCGGCCTGGCGATGGACTACGAGGTGTTCCTGGTCTCGCGCATGCGCGAGGACTACGTGCACGGCAGACGCAAACGCGACGGGCGCAGCGACCGGCAGATCGCCCTGGACGCCGTCCGCAGCGGATACACCGGCTCGGCCCGCGTGGTCACCGCCGCCGCGATCATCATGTTCGCCGTGTTCGCCGCATTCGTGCCCGAAGGTGACACGAGCCTCAAACCCATCGCCCTGGGACTTGCCACCGGCATCGCGATCGACGCGTTCCTGGTGCGCATGACGCTGGTGCCGGCGGTGATGGCCCTGCTGGGCGCGAAAGCCTGGTGGATGCCGCGCTGGCTTCAGCGGGTGCTCCCCCACTTCGACATCGAAGGCGAGGCCGTCGAGCGTGAGATCTCGCTCGCCCGCTGGCCAGAACCGCACACGACCGCCGTGGCCGTGGCCGAAGACCTCGAGCTGTCAGACCCCGACGGCACGACGCTGTATCGCGGCGTGACCCTCCGGGTCGAACCTGGCGGCACGCTTGTGCTGAACAGTGGAGACCGCCGCTCGGCGCGCGCGGTCGCGCTGACCCTCGCCGGCCGCGTGGCGCCCACCGGTGGTCGCGTCAAGGTCAACGGGCACCTGCTGCCCGAGCGCGCCGTGTGGGTGCGCGCACACGCAGGCGTGGCACTGCTGGTCGGCACGACCGATCCGGCCGCGGACGTGCGTCGGGCGCTCAAACGCCGCACGAGGCTGCTCGTGATCGACGGACTGGATGCCGTCACCGCGCCGGCCGCGCGTGACCAGGTGTCCGCAGCCCTGCGGGATGCGGCATCCCTCACCCCCACCCTGACGGTGATCGCCACCGCGACCGATGCCGCCGCGGCCCGCACACTGCTGGCGGATGCCGGGCGTCCCGGCGCCGCCGTCCTCGACGTGGCAGCCCCTGTGCACCGGCACGTCGTAACCGAACCCGCACGTCCGACAAGTCAGTCGACCCCCGAGTCGACCCCCGAGGTGACAGCATGA
- a CDS encoding YhgE/Pip domain-containing protein, whose product MTLNIERARSRRPITWLTLIGVLLLPVLIGGILVTALYNPTERLDSMNAAIVNNDKAVTVNDQLVPLGRQLTAGLVKGSDEAPSNLTWTISNTKDAEKGLTDGRYQAVITIPEDFSAAAVSSGQELAGKDHTARQATIKVETAPEGRVMDDAITAQLAQTATSVMGEQLSSTTMQNVFVSFTTLGDQLGKAADGATTWAQGARTAADGAGSLAEGTQQLAGGATKLASGATQLASGADGIAGGVSKLSDGASQWAGGARSAADGLKTWAGGATQLAGSTRQLSTNLAKIAGGLSQAPQIPQQVVDTAHQLAANSDQIKTKVSDTVAQLDALVAQCEADGASAQLCAALQQAADTANAALPQINGVIDQSDAIASGVDGLSQLPQVAAGLSQVSGGMTQVAGGMDGLASGAADAAAGVSTLASGADGLASGASQASGGAAQWASGARTWASGTQTWADGASKGADGAHSLAGGVDKLAGGADTIAAGLHKASDALPSFTDQQAKSLATVVADPVSAKGVGENMFGASAIPLLAMLALWFGGLGSFVALQAVSRRALTSRRASAMLALRNLAPAAVIGAAQGLLVAGIVQIAASYDWGTWSIFAAVCVVAGIAFAAVNQALVAVFRGAGRWIAALIGVLAVATGVVSTVPGVLVAIASVLPTSPALSAGLAALTGSAGVGAGIAGLLIWALISFGATVVVVMRRRTTSVKALVQELPLAA is encoded by the coding sequence ATGACCCTGAACATCGAACGCGCCCGCTCGCGCCGGCCGATCACATGGCTGACGCTGATCGGCGTGCTGCTGCTGCCGGTGCTGATCGGCGGCATCCTTGTCACCGCGCTCTACAACCCGACCGAGCGCCTGGACTCGATGAACGCGGCCATCGTCAACAACGACAAGGCCGTCACGGTCAACGACCAGCTCGTACCGCTGGGCCGTCAGCTCACGGCGGGCCTGGTCAAGGGGTCGGACGAGGCGCCCAGCAACCTCACGTGGACGATCTCGAACACGAAGGATGCCGAGAAGGGCCTGACCGACGGCCGCTACCAGGCCGTCATCACGATCCCCGAGGATTTCTCGGCTGCGGCCGTCTCCAGCGGTCAGGAGCTGGCCGGCAAAGACCACACGGCGCGGCAGGCGACGATCAAGGTCGAGACCGCGCCCGAGGGGCGCGTGATGGATGACGCCATCACCGCACAGCTCGCCCAGACCGCCACCAGCGTCATGGGCGAACAGCTCTCGAGCACCACGATGCAGAACGTCTTCGTCAGCTTCACGACGCTCGGCGATCAGCTGGGCAAGGCCGCCGACGGTGCGACGACCTGGGCGCAGGGCGCACGCACGGCCGCCGACGGCGCCGGGAGCCTCGCCGAGGGCACTCAGCAGCTCGCCGGCGGCGCGACGAAACTCGCCTCGGGCGCGACACAGCTGGCCTCGGGCGCCGACGGCATCGCCGGTGGCGTCTCGAAGCTGTCGGACGGGGCTTCGCAATGGGCCGGCGGTGCGCGCTCTGCCGCCGACGGCCTGAAGACCTGGGCCGGCGGCGCGACGCAGCTGGCCGGCAGCACCCGTCAGCTCTCGACCAACCTCGCAAAGATCGCCGGCGGCCTGTCGCAGGCCCCGCAGATCCCGCAGCAGGTCGTCGACACCGCGCACCAGCTGGCCGCCAACAGCGATCAGATCAAGACGAAGGTGTCGGACACCGTCGCCCAGCTCGACGCGCTCGTGGCGCAGTGCGAGGCCGACGGTGCGTCCGCCCAGCTGTGCGCAGCGCTGCAGCAGGCGGCAGACACCGCCAACGCCGCGCTGCCGCAGATCAACGGCGTCATCGACCAGTCCGATGCGATCGCTTCCGGCGTCGACGGGCTGAGCCAGCTGCCGCAGGTCGCAGCAGGCCTGTCGCAGGTCTCCGGGGGCATGACGCAGGTGGCCGGCGGCATGGACGGTCTGGCGTCGGGGGCTGCGGATGCCGCGGCCGGCGTCTCGACGCTCGCGTCGGGCGCCGATGGACTCGCGTCGGGTGCGTCGCAGGCATCGGGCGGTGCTGCGCAGTGGGCATCGGGCGCGCGGACGTGGGCGTCGGGCACCCAGACGTGGGCCGACGGGGCCAGCAAGGGCGCCGACGGTGCGCACAGCCTCGCCGGCGGGGTCGACAAGCTCGCCGGCGGCGCCGACACGATCGCCGCGGGCCTGCACAAAGCATCCGACGCCCTGCCGTCGTTCACCGATCAGCAGGCCAAGAGCCTGGCGACCGTGGTCGCCGACCCGGTCAGCGCGAAGGGCGTGGGCGAGAACATGTTCGGCGCGTCGGCGATTCCGCTGCTGGCGATGCTCGCGCTGTGGTTCGGAGGCCTCGGATCGTTCGTGGCCCTGCAGGCGGTGTCGCGGCGGGCACTGACCTCACGTCGCGCATCGGCGATGCTCGCCCTGCGCAACCTGGCCCCGGCGGCCGTGATCGGCGCCGCGCAGGGGCTGCTCGTGGCCGGAATCGTGCAGATCGCCGCGTCGTACGACTGGGGAACCTGGTCGATCTTCGCCGCCGTCTGCGTCGTGGCCGGCATCGCCTTCGCCGCGGTCAACCAGGCACTGGTGGCCGTGTTCCGCGGGGCCGGTCGCTGGATCGCGGCGCTGATCGGCGTGCTGGCGGTGGCCACCGGCGTGGTCTCGACCGTGCCGGGCGTGCTCGTGGCGATCGCGAGCGTGCTGCCGACCTCGCCGGCGCTCTCGGCGGGCCTGGCCGCGCTGACCGGCTCCGCCGGTGTGGGCGCCGGCATCGCCGGGCTGCTGATCTGGGCCCTGATCTCGTTCGGGGCGACAGTGGTCGTGGTGATGCGCCGCCGCACGACGAGCGTGAAGGCCCTGGTGCAGGAGCTGCCGCTGGCCGCGTGA
- a CDS encoding TetR/AcrR family transcriptional regulator encodes MADVGTGTRSRENTRARLLDAAFDVFADVGLDAASVEAVCERAGFTRGAFYSNFESKDELFLELMTTVSDRKLSVITDRVKAIAGGHAEPGTPAEVVQGLVDASMDTRQGVLLMSEIRIRAMRDARMAAAYREWGDDMTHRVADLVEELVSSYGLRLRMPSLAFAQTMLELWEATSVSAVIAGLDDAATRDVISTRTQVFAAAVVEGFDA; translated from the coding sequence GTGGCTGACGTCGGGACGGGTACGCGGAGCCGCGAGAACACGCGCGCGCGGCTGCTGGATGCCGCCTTCGACGTGTTCGCCGACGTCGGGCTGGACGCGGCATCGGTCGAAGCCGTGTGCGAGCGGGCGGGATTCACCCGCGGAGCCTTCTACTCGAACTTCGAGTCGAAGGACGAGCTGTTCCTCGAGCTGATGACGACGGTGTCGGACCGCAAGCTCTCGGTGATCACCGACCGCGTGAAGGCGATCGCCGGCGGGCACGCCGAGCCGGGCACTCCGGCCGAGGTCGTGCAGGGGCTGGTGGACGCGTCGATGGACACGCGCCAGGGCGTGCTGCTGATGAGCGAGATCCGCATCCGCGCGATGCGCGATGCGCGCATGGCCGCCGCGTACCGCGAGTGGGGCGATGACATGACCCACCGGGTCGCCGACCTCGTCGAGGAGCTGGTCTCCAGCTACGGCCTGCGGCTGCGCATGCCTTCGCTCGCGTTCGCGCAGACGATGCTGGAGCTGTGGGAGGCGACCTCGGTCAGTGCCGTCATCGCGGGCCTGGATGACGCGGCCACCCGTGACGTGATCAGCACCCGCACGCAGGTGTTCGCCGCGGCCGTGGTCGAGGGCTTCGACGCCTGA
- a CDS encoding PadR family transcriptional regulator — protein MSEKEILETHLQELRRGTVVLACLRLLVEPGYGYGLLEELDRRGFATDANTLYPLLRRLEKQGYLTSEWNTDEARPRKFYRASSAGTALAATLMTDFRAIADAIAALPEEK, from the coding sequence GTGAGTGAGAAAGAGATCCTCGAGACGCATCTGCAGGAACTGCGCCGCGGCACCGTCGTGCTGGCGTGTCTGCGGCTGCTGGTCGAACCCGGCTATGGGTACGGCCTGCTCGAAGAGCTCGATCGGCGCGGATTCGCGACCGACGCGAACACCCTGTACCCGCTGCTGCGCAGGCTCGAGAAGCAGGGGTACCTGACCAGCGAGTGGAACACCGACGAGGCCCGGCCGCGCAAGTTCTATCGCGCCAGCAGTGCGGGCACGGCGCTGGCCGCCACGCTCATGACCGACTTCCGCGCGATCGCCGATGCCATCGCGGCACTCCCCGAGGAGAAGTGA
- a CDS encoding ABC transporter substrate-binding protein, producing the protein MTSAVSITSPIEAMLGGPRPDAITLGVVASLSGVMGVAGPGIVNAAQLAAEEEAAVLDRPVRLVVIDAGQGPAQTARDVDAVMGGAGLDGLVGAHTSDVRVAIERTIVGRLPYVFTPPHELLHPSGRTVFIGDGPLAQLREPVRKLMGDGRARRWALIGNDYVWPRAMHTAARAVIGDLGGQVVYDRLVPVGVTNPDELVDHVSRSRPDAVLVSLIGRDGILFHRAFGASAVSGSCLRLCTALDENCLLAAGGDETGNLFSAMPFFDVDDGGFDSIHSAYASRYGALAPTPGAYAVGCYDGVRLLAEVVGRRADLTQMRARSYAGLRTRGSVSLARAAGTWLEPVAAGDRP; encoded by the coding sequence ATGACCTCAGCGGTCAGCATAACCTCTCCGATCGAAGCGATGCTGGGCGGGCCGCGCCCCGACGCCATCACGCTGGGTGTCGTCGCGTCGCTGAGCGGCGTGATGGGCGTCGCCGGGCCCGGGATCGTCAACGCCGCACAGCTTGCCGCGGAAGAAGAGGCGGCCGTGCTGGACCGGCCGGTGCGCTTGGTCGTGATCGATGCCGGACAAGGCCCCGCACAGACAGCACGCGATGTGGATGCCGTGATGGGTGGCGCAGGACTCGACGGGCTCGTGGGTGCGCACACGTCGGACGTGCGCGTGGCGATCGAGCGCACCATCGTCGGACGACTTCCCTACGTGTTCACGCCGCCGCACGAACTCCTCCACCCATCGGGCCGTACGGTGTTCATCGGGGACGGTCCCCTGGCTCAGCTGCGAGAGCCCGTGCGCAAGCTCATGGGCGACGGCCGCGCACGCCGGTGGGCACTCATCGGCAACGACTACGTCTGGCCCCGCGCCATGCACACGGCCGCGCGTGCCGTGATCGGCGACCTCGGCGGGCAGGTGGTGTACGACCGGCTCGTCCCGGTGGGAGTGACGAATCCCGACGAACTCGTCGATCACGTGTCGCGCTCGCGCCCCGACGCCGTCTTGGTCTCGCTCATCGGACGCGACGGCATCCTGTTCCATCGGGCTTTCGGTGCATCCGCCGTGTCGGGCTCGTGCCTGCGACTGTGCACCGCGCTCGACGAGAACTGCCTGCTGGCCGCCGGCGGGGACGAGACTGGCAACCTGTTCTCGGCGATGCCGTTCTTCGACGTCGACGACGGTGGATTCGACAGCATCCACTCTGCGTACGCGAGCCGCTACGGCGCCCTCGCACCGACGCCGGGGGCGTACGCCGTCGGCTGCTACGACGGTGTCAGGCTTCTCGCCGAGGTGGTGGGCCGTCGAGCCGACCTCACACAGATGAGGGCGAGGTCCTATGCCGGATTGCGGACGCGCGGTTCCGTGAGCTTGGCCCGTGCGGCGGGAACGTGGCTGGAACCAGTGGCGGCCGGCGATCGTCCGTAG